The proteins below come from a single Aegilops tauschii subsp. strangulata cultivar AL8/78 chromosome 6, Aet v6.0, whole genome shotgun sequence genomic window:
- the LOC109749277 gene encoding AT-hook motif nuclear-localized protein 20: MANRWWDEGRLTEAPAAASGLAGDQNRQQLEDAMAAPKADGESSHSGGGSGQDDEPEPKEGAVVVPANRRPRGRPAGSKNKPKPPIFVTRDSPNALRSHVMEVASGADVAEAIAHFSRRRQRGVCVLSGAGAVADVALRQPAAPGAVVALRGRFEILSLSGTFLPGPSPPGSTGLTMYLAGGQGQVVGGSVVGALTAAGPVMVIASTFANATYERLPLDDAEEDHQLEAARMHGAPGGGVPQMMAGDPSAAGMPMYGVPPNLMPGGGGHAAPEWTAHARPPY, encoded by the coding sequence ATGGCCAACAGGTGGTGGGACGAAGGGCGGCTGACGGAGGCGCCAGCAGCTGCATCGGGCCTCGCCGGCGACCAGAACCGGCAGCAGCTGGAGGACGCCATGGCGGCGCCCAAGGCGGACGGGGAGAGCAGCCACAGCGGCGGAGGGAGCGGGCAGGACGACGAGCCCGAGCCCAAGGAGGGCGCGGTGGTGGTGCCGGCGAACCGCCGCCCgcgcggccggccggcggggtCCAAGAACAAGCCCAAGCCGCCCATCTTCGTCACGCGGGACAGCCCCAACGCGCTGCGCAGCCACGTCATGGAGGTGGCCAGCGGCGCCGACGTCGCCGAGGCCATCGCGCACTTCTCCCGCCGCCGGCAGCGCGGCGTCTGCGTGCTCAGCGGCGCCGGCGCCGTCGCCGACGTCGCCCTGCGCCAGCCCGCCGCGCCCGGGGCCGTCGTCGCGCTCCGCGGCCGCTTCGAGATACTCTCCCTCTCCGGCACCTTCCTCCCCGGGCCCTCGCCGCCGGGGTCCACCGGGCTCACCATGTACCTCGCCGGCGGGCAGGGGCAGGTGGTCGGGGGCAGCGTCGTCGGCGCGCTCACCGCCGCCGGGCCCGTCATGGTGATCGCGTCCACCTTCGCCAACGCCACCTACGAGCGGCTGCCGCTGGACGACGCCGAGGAGGATCACCAGCTGGAGGCCGCCCGCATGCACGGAGCCCCCGGCGGTGGTGTCCCTCAGATGATGGCCGGCGACCCCTCTGCGGCGGGGATGCCGATGTACGGCGTGCCGCCGAACCTGATGCCGGGAGGCGGTGGGCATGCAGCGCCGGAATGGACGGCGCATGCACGGCCGCCCTACTAG